One Siniperca chuatsi isolate FFG_IHB_CAS linkage group LG3, ASM2008510v1, whole genome shotgun sequence genomic region harbors:
- the LOC122873422 gene encoding axin-1-like isoform X2 gives MSVVRELHGIGYRGGGGVVASLSGPTHFTEDAPRPPVPGEEGSDVDPPVQSANTRPITLSQTFGYLPSSSSSKMGDPSSYTPSSSSATPRRPDLDLGYEPEGSASPTPPYLKWAESLHSLLDDQEGIQLFRNFLCQEGCADLLDFWFACSGFRKTSQEKKAKLAKAIYRKYIVDGSGIVSRQIKAATKSFIRDCVGRPHPDPAMFEQAQTEIQAMMEENTYPLFLKSDLYLEYTRTGGESPKPNPSDQSPSSGPAKPVPGYLPTLAEDEEWRCGGVREVEEEKDEEECGDTPAGRLTHSLLMQTAPQRASTNRRRPDSREYRPWREPVNPYYANMGYARAPATSANDSEQQSMSSDADTLSLTDSSVDGIPPYRYRKQHRKEMHESAKANGRVPLPHIPRTYRMPKDIHVEPERFAAELISRLETVLREREAQERLEERLKRVRLEEEGDDADISVTTSMSSHSIPLPLPSSFPPLYGARYSETTANTATVTTYGGLVAMEDSHDDDPESILDEHVQRVMKTPGCQSPGATNSTLGGGGRHTPPKSSRSPDGGIGPPHYPPHRGGGHSLPAAGVKGMHHHKQLYHHRGREGQEEAGSRSQASFLWNGDPANQYAGRSRNYADGAGASTHEGMGYSKGSTLSRRGCKKASETSGKGDDSGRGMEAQVLHEDLERNQKILQWMMEGDRQRKSTHGGSTSSSRRTGTSSESPRPTSVERPGAVHPWVSAQLRNNPSSVSPAIPNSSSAQVQPSHPFIQDPAMPPNPAPNPLTQLEEARRRLEEERRRNALQQAKQRHKSGKRQVCENMTVAYYFCGEPIPYRTSVKGRVVTLGQFKELLTKKGHYRFYFKKVSDEFDCGVVFEEVRDDDAILPIFEEKIIGKVEKVD, from the exons ATGAGTGTTGTCAGAGAATTACATGGGATTGGGTACAGGGGCGGTGGTGGGGTTGTGGCCTCTCTGAGCGGCCCTACCCACTTTACCGAGGATGCTCCGCGACCCCCAGTTCCTGGTGAGGAGGGATCTGATGTGGACCCCCCAGTCCAGTCAGCCAACACCCGTCCGATCACCCTTTCCCAAACCTTTGGCTATCTCCCGTCATCCTCATCATCTAAAATGGGGGATCCATCAAGTTACACACCCTCCTCATCGTCTGCGACTCCGCGTCGCCCTGATCTGGACTTGGGGTATGAACCGGAGGGCTCAGCTTCACCAACTCCACCGTACCTGAAGTGGGCAGAGTCACTTCACTCTCTCCTAGATGACCAGGAAGGCATCCAGCTGTTCCGAAACTTCCTGTGCCAGGAAGGGTGTGCAGACCTTCTCGACTTCTGGTTTGCTTGCTCGGGGTTCAGGAAGACCAGCCAGGAGAAGAAGGCAAAGCTGGCCAAGGCCATCTACAGGAAGTACATTGTAGACGGAAGTGGGATTGTCTCAAGGCAGATCAAAGCAGCCACCAAGAGCTTCATCAGAGACTGTGTGGGAAGGCCGCATCCAGACCCTGCCATGTTTGAACAG GCCCAGACAGAGATCCAGGCGATGATGGAAGAAAACACCTACCCTTTGTTTCTTAAGTCAGATCTGTACCTGGAGTACACAcggacaggaggagagagccCCAAGCCTAACCCCAGTGATCAGAGCCCTTCATCGGGTCCAGCCAAGCCTGTACCTGGGTACTTACCCACACTTGCTGAGGATGAGGAGTGGAG GTGTGGAGGAGtgagggaggtggaggaagagaaagatgaggaggagTGTGGAGACACACCAGCTGGTAGACTGACTCATAGCCTGCTGATGCAGACAGCACCGCAGAGAGCCTCAACCAACAGGAGGAGGCCGGACAGCAGGgagtacag GCCGTGGCGGGAGCCGGTAAACCCATACTACGCAAACATGGGCTATGCTCGTGCTCCAGCAACCAGTGCCAATGACAGTGAACAGCAGAGCATGTCGAGTGATGCAGACACACTGTCACTGACCGACAGCAGTGT AGATGGTATTCCTCCATACAGATATCGGAAGCAGCATCGTAAAGAGATGCATGAAAGTGCCAAAGCCAATGGACGCGTGCCCCTACCTCATATACCT CGCACGTACCGCATGCCAAAGGACATCCACGTAGAGCCTGAGAGGTTTGCAGCAGAGCTCATCAGCAGGCTGGAGACGGttctcagagagagagaggctcaggAAAGACTCGAAGAGAGGCTGAAGAGAGTACGACTG GAAGAAGAGGGGGACGATGCTGACATCTCCGTGACAACCTCCATGTCTTCTCATAGCATACCACTCCCCCTCCCCTCATCGTTTCCACCTCTCTACGGCGCCCGTTATTCAGAGACCACTGCTAACACGGCTACAGTCACCACTTATGGCGGCCTGGTTGCCATGGAAGATTCCCATGACGACGACCCGGAATCTATTTTGGATGAGCATGTACAGCGTGTGATGAAAACGCCGGGCTGCCAGTCGCCAGGGGCAACCAACAGCACCTTAGGGGGAGGGGGTCGACATACGCCTCCCAAATCATCACGTTCACCTGACGGGGGGATCGGCCCGCCTCACTACCCCCCACACCGAGGGGGAGGTCACAGTCTGCCTGCTGCTGGGGTCAAAG GTATGCATCACCACAAGCAGCTGTAtcaccacagaggaagagaagggcAGGAGGAGGCGGGCTCTAGGTCTCAGGCCAGCTTCCTGTGGAACGGAGACCCAGCCAACCAGTACGCAGGGAGAAGTCGTAACTACGCTGACGGGGCTGGAGCAAGCACGCATGAGGGCATGGGTTACAG TAAAGGCAGCACGCTATCACGGCGAGGTTGTAAGAAGGCATCAGAGACATCAGGCAAAGGTGATGACAGTGGACGTGGCATGGAGGCCCAGGTACTTCATGAGGATCTGGAGAGAAACCAGAAGATCCTGCAGTGGATGATGGAAGGAGACAGACAAAGGAAGAGCACACATGG CGGTAGCACCAGTAGCTCCAGGAGGACGGGAACCAGCAGCGAGTCACCACGTCCAACTTCAGTGGAGCGACCTGGAGCTGTGCACCCCTGGGTCTCGGCCCAGCTGCGTAACAACCCTTCTTCAGTGTCCCCCGCCATCCCCAACTCATCGTCCGCCCAGGTCCAGCCCTCACACCCTTTCATCCAGGACCCCGCTATGCCCCCCAACCCGGCTCCCAACCCCCTCACGCAGCTGGAGGAGGCTAGGAggaggctggaggaggagaggaggaggaacgcACTACAGCAGGCCAAGCAGAG GCATAAGTCTGGTAAGCGCCAAGTGTGTGAGAACATGACGGTCGCTTACTACTTTTGTGGAGAGCCAATCCCATACCGAACATCAGTCAAAGGCCGGGTGGTGACTTTAGGCCAGTTCAAGGAGCTGCTTACCAAAAAGGGCCATTACAG gtTCTACTTCAAGAAAGTGAGCGACGAGTTTGACTGCGGTGTCGTGTTTGAGGAGGTTCGTGACGATGACGCCATCTTGCCTATTTTCGAGGAGAAGATCATCGGGAAGGTGGAGAAAGTTGACTGA
- the LOC122873422 gene encoding axin-1-like isoform X1, whose product MSVVRELHGIGYRGGGGVVASLSGPTHFTEDAPRPPVPGEEGSDVDPPVQSANTRPITLSQTFGYLPSSSSSKMGDPSSYTPSSSSATPRRPDLDLGYEPEGSASPTPPYLKWAESLHSLLDDQEGIQLFRNFLCQEGCADLLDFWFACSGFRKTSQEKKAKLAKAIYRKYIVDGSGIVSRQIKAATKSFIRDCVGRPHPDPAMFEQAQTEIQAMMEENTYPLFLKSDLYLEYTRTGGESPKPNPSDQSPSSGPAKPVPGYLPTLAEDEEWRCGGVREVEEEKDEEECGDTPAGRLTHSLLMQTAPQRASTNRRRPDSREYRPWREPVNPYYANMGYARAPATSANDSEQQSMSSDADTLSLTDSSVDGIPPYRYRKQHRKEMHESAKANGRVPLPHIPRTYRMPKDIHVEPERFAAELISRLETVLREREAQERLEERLKRVRLEEEGDDADISVTTSMSSHSIPLPLPSSFPPLYGARYSETTANTATVTTYGGLVAMEDSHDDDPESILDEHVQRVMKTPGCQSPGATNSTLGGGGRHTPPKSSRSPDGGIGPPHYPPHRGGGHSLPAAGVKGMHHHKQLYHHRGREGQEEAGSRSQASFLWNGDPANQYAGRSRNYADGAGASTHEGMGYSSKGSTLSRRGCKKASETSGKGDDSGRGMEAQVLHEDLERNQKILQWMMEGDRQRKSTHGGSTSSSRRTGTSSESPRPTSVERPGAVHPWVSAQLRNNPSSVSPAIPNSSSAQVQPSHPFIQDPAMPPNPAPNPLTQLEEARRRLEEERRRNALQQAKQRHKSGKRQVCENMTVAYYFCGEPIPYRTSVKGRVVTLGQFKELLTKKGHYRFYFKKVSDEFDCGVVFEEVRDDDAILPIFEEKIIGKVEKVD is encoded by the exons ATGAGTGTTGTCAGAGAATTACATGGGATTGGGTACAGGGGCGGTGGTGGGGTTGTGGCCTCTCTGAGCGGCCCTACCCACTTTACCGAGGATGCTCCGCGACCCCCAGTTCCTGGTGAGGAGGGATCTGATGTGGACCCCCCAGTCCAGTCAGCCAACACCCGTCCGATCACCCTTTCCCAAACCTTTGGCTATCTCCCGTCATCCTCATCATCTAAAATGGGGGATCCATCAAGTTACACACCCTCCTCATCGTCTGCGACTCCGCGTCGCCCTGATCTGGACTTGGGGTATGAACCGGAGGGCTCAGCTTCACCAACTCCACCGTACCTGAAGTGGGCAGAGTCACTTCACTCTCTCCTAGATGACCAGGAAGGCATCCAGCTGTTCCGAAACTTCCTGTGCCAGGAAGGGTGTGCAGACCTTCTCGACTTCTGGTTTGCTTGCTCGGGGTTCAGGAAGACCAGCCAGGAGAAGAAGGCAAAGCTGGCCAAGGCCATCTACAGGAAGTACATTGTAGACGGAAGTGGGATTGTCTCAAGGCAGATCAAAGCAGCCACCAAGAGCTTCATCAGAGACTGTGTGGGAAGGCCGCATCCAGACCCTGCCATGTTTGAACAG GCCCAGACAGAGATCCAGGCGATGATGGAAGAAAACACCTACCCTTTGTTTCTTAAGTCAGATCTGTACCTGGAGTACACAcggacaggaggagagagccCCAAGCCTAACCCCAGTGATCAGAGCCCTTCATCGGGTCCAGCCAAGCCTGTACCTGGGTACTTACCCACACTTGCTGAGGATGAGGAGTGGAG GTGTGGAGGAGtgagggaggtggaggaagagaaagatgaggaggagTGTGGAGACACACCAGCTGGTAGACTGACTCATAGCCTGCTGATGCAGACAGCACCGCAGAGAGCCTCAACCAACAGGAGGAGGCCGGACAGCAGGgagtacag GCCGTGGCGGGAGCCGGTAAACCCATACTACGCAAACATGGGCTATGCTCGTGCTCCAGCAACCAGTGCCAATGACAGTGAACAGCAGAGCATGTCGAGTGATGCAGACACACTGTCACTGACCGACAGCAGTGT AGATGGTATTCCTCCATACAGATATCGGAAGCAGCATCGTAAAGAGATGCATGAAAGTGCCAAAGCCAATGGACGCGTGCCCCTACCTCATATACCT CGCACGTACCGCATGCCAAAGGACATCCACGTAGAGCCTGAGAGGTTTGCAGCAGAGCTCATCAGCAGGCTGGAGACGGttctcagagagagagaggctcaggAAAGACTCGAAGAGAGGCTGAAGAGAGTACGACTG GAAGAAGAGGGGGACGATGCTGACATCTCCGTGACAACCTCCATGTCTTCTCATAGCATACCACTCCCCCTCCCCTCATCGTTTCCACCTCTCTACGGCGCCCGTTATTCAGAGACCACTGCTAACACGGCTACAGTCACCACTTATGGCGGCCTGGTTGCCATGGAAGATTCCCATGACGACGACCCGGAATCTATTTTGGATGAGCATGTACAGCGTGTGATGAAAACGCCGGGCTGCCAGTCGCCAGGGGCAACCAACAGCACCTTAGGGGGAGGGGGTCGACATACGCCTCCCAAATCATCACGTTCACCTGACGGGGGGATCGGCCCGCCTCACTACCCCCCACACCGAGGGGGAGGTCACAGTCTGCCTGCTGCTGGGGTCAAAG GTATGCATCACCACAAGCAGCTGTAtcaccacagaggaagagaagggcAGGAGGAGGCGGGCTCTAGGTCTCAGGCCAGCTTCCTGTGGAACGGAGACCCAGCCAACCAGTACGCAGGGAGAAGTCGTAACTACGCTGACGGGGCTGGAGCAAGCACGCATGAGGGCATGGGTTACAG TAGTAAAGGCAGCACGCTATCACGGCGAGGTTGTAAGAAGGCATCAGAGACATCAGGCAAAGGTGATGACAGTGGACGTGGCATGGAGGCCCAGGTACTTCATGAGGATCTGGAGAGAAACCAGAAGATCCTGCAGTGGATGATGGAAGGAGACAGACAAAGGAAGAGCACACATGG CGGTAGCACCAGTAGCTCCAGGAGGACGGGAACCAGCAGCGAGTCACCACGTCCAACTTCAGTGGAGCGACCTGGAGCTGTGCACCCCTGGGTCTCGGCCCAGCTGCGTAACAACCCTTCTTCAGTGTCCCCCGCCATCCCCAACTCATCGTCCGCCCAGGTCCAGCCCTCACACCCTTTCATCCAGGACCCCGCTATGCCCCCCAACCCGGCTCCCAACCCCCTCACGCAGCTGGAGGAGGCTAGGAggaggctggaggaggagaggaggaggaacgcACTACAGCAGGCCAAGCAGAG GCATAAGTCTGGTAAGCGCCAAGTGTGTGAGAACATGACGGTCGCTTACTACTTTTGTGGAGAGCCAATCCCATACCGAACATCAGTCAAAGGCCGGGTGGTGACTTTAGGCCAGTTCAAGGAGCTGCTTACCAAAAAGGGCCATTACAG gtTCTACTTCAAGAAAGTGAGCGACGAGTTTGACTGCGGTGTCGTGTTTGAGGAGGTTCGTGACGATGACGCCATCTTGCCTATTTTCGAGGAGAAGATCATCGGGAAGGTGGAGAAAGTTGACTGA